In one window of Porites lutea chromosome 8, jaPorLute2.1, whole genome shotgun sequence DNA:
- the LOC140945372 gene encoding allatostatin-A receptor-like, producing MNTTANGSSSWSCSSLINPEALKVGATVAFSLILVVSLVGNSLIVLIVYKTPTLRKPINMLIANMAMSDLLYPIFLFPVKLVDFQVGSWLIGGTLGQAWCKMYAFLADISTLVSIQSLVLITVDRYAAVVVPLRSPFISRKVCRCLIVGTWVLAAAFHSPYLFNFNLVEYQEEERCMNQWEVIFGGTSSFDIYLLSGFIFFFYIPFVVLVILYSKILIKLKGQVHPGEKSASAEEQRKRRNRNVLKMTVAIVVAFFICWIPFSIQLVTSYFVPKITLDCKFWVSYYVAYFMAYTNCAINPIICLTFSSNYRQALRRLVNCCDAVQG from the coding sequence ATGAACACAACAGCAAATGGATCAAGTTCCTGGAGCTGCTCCAGTCTGATAAATCCAGAAGCACTAAAAGTTGGAGCTACAGTTGCTTTTAGTTTAATCCTTGTAGTCTCGCTGGTTGGCAATTCTCTCATCGTATTAATTGTTTACAAAACCCCAACTTTGAGAAAACCGATAAATATGTTGATCGCAAACATGGCCATGTCTGACCTGCTCTATCCGATATTCTTGTTCCCCGTTAAACTGGTAGATTTTCAAGTTGGCTCGTGGCTTATTGGTGGTACCCTTGGTCAGGCCTGGTGCAAGATGTACGCTTTTCTTGCTGATATTTCCACGTTAGTGTCGATTCAGAGCTTGGTTCTGATAACAGTGGATCGATATGCAGCTGTTGTAGTTCCACTCCGTTCCCCCTTCATCAGTCGCAAGGTGTGTCGCTGTTTGATTGTTGGTACATGGGTACTCGCAGCGGCCTTTCATTCGCCATATTTGTTTAACTTCAATCTTGTTGAATACCAAGAAGAAGAGAGGTGCATGAATCAGTGGGAGGTGATCTTCGGAGGGACAAGCTCATTTGATATTTACCTCCTATCAGGTTTTATCTTCTTCTTTTACATCCCTTTTGTCGTCTTGGTGATACTTTACTCCAAAATCCTGATCAAGCTTAAAGGGCAAGTCCATCCTGGTGAAAAGTCAGCCAGCGCTGAGGAACagaggaaaagaagaaacagaaatgtGCTTAAGATGACTGTTGCTATCGTTGTAGCGTTTTTCATTTGCTGGATACCCTTTTCCATTCAGTTAGTAACATCTTATTTTGTACCAAAAATCACTTTGGATTGTAAGTTTTGGGTATCTTATTATGTCGCCTATTTCATGGCTTACACAAACTGTGCTATCAACCCGATTATCTGCCTTACCTTTAGCAGTAACTATCGCCAAGCTCTTAGGAGACTTGTGAATTGCTGTGATGCAGTGCAAGGTTAA
- the LOC140945371 gene encoding substance-K receptor-like has product MAMSDLLLPIFLIPVRLTDWHVGPWLIGGTLGQALCKIHPFLVEISMKVSIQSLVLITVDRYAAVVVPLRSPLISRKVCRCLIVGTWILAVPFCWPYLFTYNLVEYQEGKWCMNQWEVIFGEKSSFAIYLLSACILFFYIPFVVLVILYSIILIKLKTQVHPGEQSASAEEQRTRRNRNVLKMTVAIVVAFFICWIPFSIQLVTIYFIPKITLDCKFRVSYTVVYFMACTNCAINPIICLTCSSNYRQALRRLVNCCGAVQG; this is encoded by the coding sequence ATGGCCATGTCCGACCTGCTCCTTCCAATATTCCTGATCCCTGTTCGACTGACAGATTGGCACGTTGGCCCCTGGCTTATTGGTGGTACCCTTGGTCAGGCCTTGTGCAAGATACACCCTTTTCTTGTTGAAATTTCCATGAAAGTGTCGATTCAGAGCCTGGTTCTGATAACAGTGGATCGATATGCAGCTGTTGTAGTTCCACTCCGTTCACCCCTCATCAGCCGCAAGGTGTGTCGCTGTTTGATTGTTGGTACATGGATACTCGCAGTGCCCTTTTGTTGGCCATATTTGTTTACCTACAATCTTGTTGAATACCAAGAAGGAAAGTGGTGCATGAATCAGTGGGAGGTGATCTTCGGAGAGAAAAGCTCATTTGCTATTTACCTCCTATCAGCTTGTATCTTGTTCTTTTACATCCCTTTTGTCGTCTTGGTGATACTTTACTCCATCATACTGATCAAGCTTAAAACGCAAGTCCATCCAGGTGAACAGTCAGCCAGCGCTGAGGAACAGAGgacaagaagaaacagaaatgtGCTTAAGATGACCGTTGCTATCGTTGTAGCGTTTTTCATTTGCTGGATACCCTTTTCCATTCAGCTAGTAACAATTTATTTTATACCAAAAATCACTTTGGATTGTAAGTTTAGGGTATCTTATACTGTCGTCTATTTTATGGCTTGCACAAACTGTGCAATCAACCCGATTATTTGCCTTACCTGTAGCAGTAACTATCGCCAAGCTCTTAGGAGACTTGTGAATTGCTGTGGTGCAGTGCAAGGTTAA